AGCCTTTTAAGCAACTGCTCAGCATGGATCCTGGTCCCACGGCTTTAGAAAGACAGACACCCAAAAATATATCAGTGGCTGTGACCTTTACTTAGCCCCGATCCCATCAGTCGGTTCTGCTGACCGTGTGGGAAACCTCTGGCAAGGCCTTGGCTCTCAGCTCATTGGACATGCTCTTATGGGCAGTGCAAACTTAAAAATTCAGCCCTTGGCTATTTATAGCTTGAGTGTGGGAATGGCATGCTGAGTCGTTAGGCATGTTCATGACAAAGCAGAACAAGATCCCTTTTGCAATAGCTAGCTGGGCCCAAAGCAATAAAATGTATGGTTTGTGATGGGGAAGTTTTTCTTATTGTGAGTTAAATAAATTGTTGAGAGAATGTAGGAAAGCAATAGTGATCATAAATTACTATTGGGCTCGTCGTGGTACCTGCTCTGGATTAGACACCAGTTTCACCCTGACATGAGAGGATCagtaaaaaggaaggaggggtggGAGTTCATGTTGAGTCTAGACTCTGAGTAGAAAGGAAGTTTCTCATGTTGCCACTTCTACCCTGAATTCATTGCGTGGCCGTTGTCATGTCACTTTCTGTCTCTGCTTCCATGCCTCTTCAAGCTGATTTTGTGAGTACAGTCTGGCTTTTGGGTCTAGAAATGGAGTGATACCACaggacagaagaacataagaacagccccactggatcaggccataggcccatctagtccagcttcctgtatctcacagcggcccaccaaatgccccagggagcacaccagataacaagacctgcaaggcctcctgggaattgtagttaagaacataagaagagccccgctggatcaggccataggcccatctagtccagcttcctgtatctcacagcggcccaccaaatgccccagggagcacaccagattacaagagacctgcatcctggtgccctcccttgcatctgacatagcccatttctaaaatcaggaggttgcaggagcAGTACTTGGTGTGATCTTCTGTTTGGCTCAGTGTGCCCTCCCCCACGTTGAAGTGAAAAAGGTAGATGGTTGCCCTCTGTTGAGGTGGCTCCTCTATAGCCCCCCACCatgacttatttttttttaataagcaaaCTTTCATATTTTAAAGGTACCTGTTGTAGTATATGAAGCCAACCATGGCCGTTCAATTCTGGAAACTATGAATTGTTCCTTTCCTGGCTAACTCTAATATTCCCGTCTGTTTAGAACTACTTCGAGAGAGAAGGGAATGTGTTGTTTCTGAAACAAAGTCAACAGATGTGTCCAGTCCTCATGAACCAGTTGGGAACCAGTTGGGTCCCCCAGGAGATCACAGTGCCCCTGATATTCCCCGAGAGTCTCCAGAAGCGGAGCTGTCGGTCAAGGAGTCTTCAACCGCCTTAATGAACTACAAGGAGTATCTAAGCACTGAAGCATTGAGTCACCCCATATCAGCATCCAAACCATCACAGAGCCAAGATGCTGAAATGCATGGAACAGGCATTTCATCAGAACCAGATGTCCCTCGTGTCAACCACGAGGAGAGATGCAAAGAGCAGCTGTGTCATAACTCTGTTGATCATGACGAATGGGAGATGGTCCCTCAACATTCAGCGTGGCGTGAGGCTACGAGAAAGAGAGGCTCGGATGatgtcagcagcagcagagacctGGAACAAGCCAAGAGGGTTGCAGCCGTACCTCCCATGCCTCAGACTGTCCATGTGACTTTCCGTGTGCACTACATCACTCATGTAGAGGCCCAGCTGATCGCCATCACAGGTGACCACGAATGTCTTGGCCAGTGGCACCACTACGTACCACTTCAGTGTGACAAGAATGGGTTCTGGTCGGACTCTGTGGTCTTACCGGTCGATACCCGTCTTGAATGGAAGTTCATAGTGGTGGAGAACGGGAAGGTCAGAAGGTGGGAAGAATGTGACAATCGAATCCTAGTGACTGAAAATGAGGATTGTTTGGCTCACAAGTGGTGGGGATATCACTGAACAGGAGCTCTGGCCCAGCACAGGAGTCTACAGTATTCCATTTCTCTGTAGGAGTTTCCTTGAATTGCCATACCCCTTAGTACCTCTTTGTGCTGCATGTTTTGCCTGAATTGCCTTAGGTTAAAGTCTTTCTCCTCCGGCTAGTGTTGGCTTTAGGATATGAAGAGACCCTTCAAGCTGAAGTCAGACCAAAGCCTTTGTAGTGATAACACGCTAGAGGCCTTTAGCGAGCAGTGTTTCAAAACTGTtccctgcattaaaaaaataagtacaaaaacaaaaaaaaaacaaaccccaaagctTCAAATCCTAAACTTGAAGTTGTACTGTATGTGCGAAGATACTAGGAGCATGAATTGTGGCCACTGGACAGAGCGAATGGGAGAGTTAAGCTACAGTAACTGTGGTGGTTAACATGTTCTTAACTTATGCTTACTACCAAAGGAAGCAATAAAGATGATTTTTAGACTGGTGTCTGTCCTTTATGTTTTGAGATTTGAAGTAAGGGTTTTCTTGGCTTTTAGTGAGTTGGAAGTAAGCAAAAGACCTCTCTCTGTTTCTGTCATGATTCATGTCGAAATCCCAGAAGGTTGCCACCATTTCCACAGTGCTCTTGTGTTGGAAACCCATCAGTAGTAGGAATATTATCATGCAACTGGAGAAGTCATTAGTGAAACCTCCCAGTGTCCCTCCTGGTGAGGTGTTCTCCATGTGTTTTGGGCCTGTTTTAATTGGTACAGAACCCTGTTATCTATAGTAAAGGTCAGCCTGGTCTAATGTCGTATTTGTTATCTCTGGTCAGGAGAAGATTTCAAAATAAGCTTGAACCGCTGCCTTGCACAGCAAATGAACCTGAACCCAGTGTCTATTGGTACATGGCCAAAGGTTACTTTTGTGTGTAGCatgcagatggaatagcttggcttcttCGTGGCGCATGGTGATGATTAAATACATGGCATGCAGTGCTCTGATCATGGGGAAATTATGGCAGGCTGAGAGTTAAATTATTGCTAGGCCTTGTACAGGAATTTGTGCTGATATGAAAACAGTGGACTTGTTAAGCAGATAGAATAAGAGAGGCTGCTGCGTCTTTCATATGCTTTTAAGATATATAGTTGCTTCACTTTAACGTTGGCCTTTTATTTTGAAAGCAGCATATATTCTTAATCATTTCTGTTACGGCACTGGGGTTCCAAATAGTTATTTCTGTAGCTGAAATTTTAATAAAATGAGAAATTCTAAAAAAAGTTCAAACCCCAAAATTgggctcaattttttttttgctgaagccGTGTTAAAGCAGAtggtttttatatttaaataatacTAAAAAGCTGCACCAGACTTTCAGGAGCTAGTGGGGAACCTCTTGGCTCTCTCAGGGGAACACAGTGTTGGTCAAGGAGCCAATGACCCTTAGTGAGCAGTGGTTTAAAGCAAACATTTCTGCATGtgtacagggtttttttttttggttgtcaTGGTTCTCAACAGATGCATCGCAAAGGTTAGAAGAGACTTAACTGGGGCTTTTGAGTTTGTAAATGGATTTAAAGGTATGTTGGAGGCCTGTCTGAGAGGATTAGCTGCATTATGCAGCTGATTCAGTTGTCCACCATTTAAAGCGACTTATCCGTCACTAGAATAGCTCAGAGTGCCTACTTGTGGGGAGTTCGTTCTTGCATTGACACTGTTTAGGTGTATAATCTAAATTTGCTAAGCAGTGTTTAGCAGGTAATTTCTGTGCACTTGGTCCTAGACTATAAAGGCAAATCTGCCTGACACGTTTTTTTTCTGAGTCTGGAGGCTCAGGTGGTGCACCTGATCTTCATGTCACAATGTGCCCTAGACTTCAGCTGGCGGTGGGTGGTCTTTGTGTCTGACTGCGTGAGCTATACAGTCTCCCTGACCAGCCTTCTTGCTCTGATCTGAAGATGTCCTGGGAGGAAAGAGATCTGAGTCTTCCAGAAAAGCTTCTACTTATTTTGCTTGCACTTTGACCCAAGAAGGAGAATGGGTGGCTTTCAGACTTCCTGCTTTAAGGACATTCATACATCTACTGAAGACAATGCACCTGGGATGCTTGTATATTGCAAAAGCCTGCAAGAGGCTTTTGATGTTCACAGCATTCTGTGTCCAAAGCTGTCATCAGTGCTGGCTCAAGCTTGG
This genomic interval from Tiliqua scincoides isolate rTilSci1 chromosome 6, rTilSci1.hap2, whole genome shotgun sequence contains the following:
- the STBD1 gene encoding starch-binding domain-containing protein 1, encoding MALGEEGDAAAPAQPAAPPPPGSSGDDEGGSLLDVWSSLLLALLAAFLSWLWYGRHDGHQPPEGTLQGEARPAPELLRERRECVVSETKSTDVSSPHEPVGNQLGPPGDHSAPDIPRESPEAELSVKESSTALMNYKEYLSTEALSHPISASKPSQSQDAEMHGTGISSEPDVPRVNHEERCKEQLCHNSVDHDEWEMVPQHSAWREATRKRGSDDVSSSRDLEQAKRVAAVPPMPQTVHVTFRVHYITHVEAQLIAITGDHECLGQWHHYVPLQCDKNGFWSDSVVLPVDTRLEWKFIVVENGKVRRWEECDNRILVTENEDCLAHKWWGYH